Within the Hippoglossus stenolepis isolate QCI-W04-F060 chromosome 2, HSTE1.2, whole genome shotgun sequence genome, the region atcctgtctctgcctctgtcccccccctcacctgagcACGCCACAGATTACtgtgttgtgaacgtgtctgagcggagaatcacctgctgcgttgttcatgaTCCAAGTCTAGACCCAATTGTGGGGACACCCTCCAAAGTTCATGTCTGCAAACGGCTTTAGAGATGTTAGGGTGTTCTCGGAGGTGTTCTCGGAGGAGAGGAGTCTTCAACAGGTTggtgaagaaagagagggacgCCCCTGCTCTGATCATTTGGTAGCTTGTTTCACCACAGATGAGAAAGGTCTGGACTGTGACACCACACGATATTACTTGGAGGAACTCAGTGGCCCTGAAGGAGCATAAGCCCGTATGATTGAGTTCAAGCAGATAGGTGCAGACCCAGAAGTTGAAAGTGtagacaaacatcagtgacTTGAATTTGATTCATGTGTAGCTGATTGATTGCAGACGAGACCTGCCGCCGCATTTTGGACCATCTGTCAGGGTTTCACTGTGCGTGAACGGAGGCCTGCCAGAGGGGTGTCGCAGTAATCAAGGCGAGGGATAACCATGGGCTGCTGGGCGGCATACTGAGTCAGGTGAGGCCTGATTTATCTTGTGTTGTATTGTGAAAGGTGACACGACCAGGAGGACAGATGCAATGTGGTGAGAGAGGGATAACTGGTCATCCAACATGACACAAAGGAGACACTGATTGGTTGGGAGGGAGCATTCCTTCATCCATGTTAGTATGTctgagaggagagcagagactTCGTGCCGAGACTGTGGGGTCATCCGGCAGGAATGACAGGTGTAGTTGAGtcgtctgtgcagcagtgatatGAGAAGCCATGGGAGCGGATAATTGGACCCAGGGAAGTTGTGTATATATTGCAGAGGGAAGGAGCCCATTTTTAGCCTCAGATTGCGGCTAGTGGTGCATGTGGCAGAATGTTAAACTCAGTGAAgtttcctttaaatcaaagccCTCTTTAGAATTCAAAGTTTACTTCTCCAACTTCGAGACTTTGATCCACACCAATCtgcaaaccaatcaatgtcaagtatagatAGACGCAGCCTGCttaggtgatgacgacaggatgtACATATATCAAAAACAAGTCTCAGTTACTAAATTACAATGTAAAAACCCCAAACTAACCGGATCCAATGTGAACGATGTCGCAAAGACATGAACATTGGTTCAGACTTTGGTCTGTGCACTTTCagctgttaaattaaataaattatctATTGCTGACATTTCAATACAAAAGATGAGGAAATAGTTTCATGTCCATCCAAGTTTTAAAGTGCTCAAACTGTCTGTCCTCTAACATACAGAAAATCCACCGGACTCCAACTTCCTGGAACGAGTCCTCCCACCTTGTTCCTCTATTTCAGTGGCTCTctgtctgtgaatgtgaaacTGCTGGAGCTAAGCTTTTAGCAGTGGGACGTTAAGGCGCATTATTTCCAGTAGTGTTTTGAGCCTGTGAACAGCGGCGTCTGAGATATCATGTGTGACAGATGGACGGATTTCACTGGGGATGATAATCCTCTCTGTTTACTACATCGTGTTTTTCCCTCCCGCTCACTAAAGCGTGACTCACATGAGATCCCAGTCCAGCTTGTGTGTCGTCACCTCCTCCAGGAGAGTCTGGAGACGACGTTTGAAGAATACCTCGAAGCGGAGGTCGTCCTCGATGACCAGGGAAATCTGCAGGCCACGGTCCACGatctacaacacacacacttatggaTTTAGAGCATTATAGTGCTGCTGAGACGCTGGTGAGCCTGATTATACAATAGTGTGATTAAGCATAAGTAAGATGCAAAAGCTGCCAAAATTCTTTACTGGTATAATAACATTTGGACTCTTTTGATCGGAATAATTACAAATCGAGAAGTAATGGTAACAACATTGTACACTTTGTGTTCATTAGGGACATCTTCCCTGAAAAATAGCACAGTCAAActacaaagagaaaacatttcatttgaagaGACAGCTGCttcaaaacatatttcacaaaagACTAGTGCAgttattaaaagataaataaaacaaggtgCCTTTCCTCACACAAACTGAGTTACTGTGCCTTTCACTAGTAAACGTTATCTTCCATGTACAGGTAAACCTGGAGGCCTGGACGTGTGCGAGAGAGTCTCACCTCTTTCCAGATGTTGTAGTGAGAGAGGAAACAACCCAGTTCACCCTTGGTGAGAGGTCGACCATGATAAGGGTCTTTATAGCCTGGAAGCATCTTAATCCCCATAGACTCGATCTCCGACAAGTTCAGAGCtctgagagaaagaggagattaGAGATGGaaacaataaattatataaatgggaatgtgtgtttctgaaaacaGGCTGCACGATAATGTACAAATATAAGAAAGGCCACGCAGGTGTTGAGAAGATATGATTGAATATGTAAAACATGGCACACCCTACATAAACATTAGAATATTTCCCCCCCGAGTCGAGGTACATCTATGTGTTCAGGGAATCTTTAAAAGACAACACGCACCCTGCTACTGTTCAcctggttgtttgtctcagtcCTGCCTCCCTACATCAATCTACACGGCGTGCTGCAGAGGCACAAATCAGGAAGACACAGGCAGTGGGGGAGAAACAAGATGAGAAACGTACTTGCCATCCACAGCAGCGACAACCTTACAGCTGAGCTCCTGCTCGTACAGAGTTCTTAGCATGCGCTCACGACGGTCAGATCTCTGCACCAGATTTATCATGAACACCTGGGTGCAAAGAGAAACGCAAGATCTCATACGTGTGCTTcggttattgtgtgtgtgtgtgtgtgtgtgtgtgtgtgtgtgtgtgtgtgtgtgtgtgtgtgtgtgtgtgtgtgtgtgtgtgtgtgtgtgtgtgtgtgtgtgtgtacctcatcAAAGCCCATCTTGTTAGGCTGCTTgggaggaagagacaggaagCTGGAGTGCTCCAGTGGAggatttttcactttcaaagaaaaaaaaagggaggcgGTCACAAAGAGAATGTAAAATTTGTTTCCCAAACTGTGGTGCAGGGAACAACTGGGAGCTCCCGAAAAATGAACTGTACACTAACTTCTACTTTCATTTTAGTGTGTTCGTAGAGAGTGTACAGATGGGGgaacaatttataaaaaaattaaattgttgaacttaactttaaattaaacaaatgagttgaaataaaaatacaaacaaatgcaggtGCTTCCATTTAAGGCAAAAGACGTCGCTGTAGGGCtgcaaataattattattttcattattgatgaaTCATTTTCTCGATTATTAGTACAGGTTCAAGGTTCAAAGTTGACGTATttgaatgtttctttctttctgaccCAGCTCAAAACCTGCAGACATTCAGTTTGCTGTGGAACAAAGAAAAGcctcaaacactcaaacaaagTGTGACCAGCAAATGATGGGGAAAAGATTCATCATTTATCAAGATTTAATGACTTTAAGAAGTTAGATTTTTAatacattcattaaaataaaataaaacatggcttCACTTTGTCATTGAAAGTACAATGGTGGGTAAATATGGCAGTTTTATCCATTTAAAGTGAATAGTGTATGATCCCTTCAATAGAAGcattaatgataataaacacTAACACCATCTTCATTtctatatgttgttttttcctttaactaatctgtatataataataataataataataataataataacaataaaacagtgGTATATACTCTTTAGTATTACTGTTTAGATTAgagttttgttattattattattattattattattacacatccTGTAATCCAtacagtaaaacaataatataataaaagagTATATACAGCTGTATTAATTGTTGTGACTCTGTAAAATTGGCAACACATTACAGCACAACATAACATTACTAGAGAAAGATTGTTGGGATAACAATGGATGAATTAAATCAGTGATCAGGTTTAATCACAGTCTTGTGTGTGTTCGCTATAATCTCACAGTCATTCTGGTCCTTCTGTGCCCCCTTTGACATCTTGACTCACCCATGACCTCGAGCTGCGTGTGCAAGAAGCTCTCCGCCTCGTCCTGCAGGGTCGCAAGGGAGCGCACCGGCACCGGGAAGTACCCATATGTTTCTTTGTTGCACACATACATCTGCACATCTGAGACCAGAGGGAAGAAAGGCACAAAATGCTTACACATACACAGCTTGGCATTTTCACAAAGTCGTTAAATAATAATCCCTCCAGATGTCCCTCCCGCATTCGTCTCACCCGCCATGCGAGCTGAGAAGGCAAAGACGATGACATCATCGAGGGCCCAGCTGTACTCCGGATGCGGCGGGTAAAACGCCAGCTGACGGGAGGCCTCTTTCCGGAGGTCCACCAGGTAGGTAGAGTGGACCATGGGCACATCGAAACAGCCGCGACGCTCCTGCTTACGGATCGGCATGTAGGCCGGTGTACGCTTGTAGTAACCCTGCAGGTTAGAGGAGGAACACCGACATACAGTATAGTCGTGATGTATATAGTTtccacatgaaatgaaaaaaaaacaaaaaacagctgcCAGGGGAACCTCTTTTGAGGGATTTGACTTGATGGAGCAAATTGGCTGCTCAAAGTCCATCAGTCCACTGTATGTCAGTTTGAAACTCCTTGTTTTGCTTCTTAATGAATTGAGTTGACAGTAATATTGATCGATAAAGACACTTCTTCCCTATTGGCCCTATTAACTGTCAACAAGGAATATTTTCTGTGGAGGAATCAGAGGCAGACTCATGCTGGatgttggtttattttgtgCTGGAGGACAAGATGATGTCCATGTGTCGACTATGATTTGAAAAGAAGCAAAAGCCGAGTACTTGAAGGCATCGTGCCCAAACAGAAATAGATCACAGACGGCATGAGAGTGACACATCAGATATGCAAGTTTGATTAATCTGCATATTCCAGGTAATATTTTACACTTTCAAACAAAGCATACATCaactttttgttgttgattttttacGATCTATGAGACAGACATCAATTAAAAGATTTTGCTGCAACTCTGttaacccctgaaactccaaaagtgttttgtggactcaaacacttcatccatcGGTATAGTGGTGAGTCGATAATaggtgaattttcatttttggtgaactatccctttaatacaGATATAAATTTCATTTTGGACTTAATGTGGGTTGATTATTTGCCCAGAATAAGCAGTTTATACAGACATTGTCATACAGACATGAAGAAGGCTGCACTTGGTTAATAACCTTTAGTCTGTTGGTTCAGTTTATGTGTTACAGTAAAACAATATGttgtaaaaaacattattacGCTTTGTAATGTTGGATGTACAGCTGTTGTTTCCCTACAGCTGTACTAATATGCAGCCCGAAAAATGTTCTTTCTCTATGTACTGCATTTATATCTTTGTTTGCCATCTGGCTGACAGAAGTGTTCCTACATTACTCAAAGCAAATACATACACTACATCCTCAGTGaatcagctcctcctctctaaACCTGGCGCAGCAGATATGCACATTCTGTGCGCTGTACATAAATGTGGGAAACAGGTGTAAGTGGTGAACATGTCTGCAGTACCTGTGAAGTCATGCCGCACCAGAAGTTGGAGTAGGCAGCTCTGGACTCCAACATGGGAGCCACAATGGTCTTGTTCTCCATCATCATTTTCCACAACACATCCTGATTGGTGAGCAGGTTGTCACAGTCAGcaacctgcacacacaagaGAAGGGCACAATATCGATGACAATCAGCACACAAGCGCAGACAAAATGTCACCCGCTGACACCGAATGATTGATTGAGCCACAGCAACATGTATTTGATCACAGTGGAAGTGTGAGCAcgagcagctcctctctgctcctctcagctcctctcagctcctTCAACATCCCTAACCAGCAGACAGCACTACACCTGGCTGTGTTCTGAATAAATGCTACTCCGCGTTTCGAGGAGAACAGTTTTGTCAAAGGCAGGACTTGACATttaaaccctgtgtgtgtgagggcatGTGTTTGCCGCAGTGTAATAATAAAGCTAATAAAGGTGGCTCCCCAGCAAACTGAATTTCCTTTAGCAATAATATCTGTCCACTGAATTCAATACGGCCAATTTAAAGCTGAGGTCACTCTGACAAATATCATTCAACTGACATTTCATACCGACCGAActgggtttttttgttttcttgtttttccagaGCCTGACCATGTATTAGATATGGACTTATCCCAGATATACAGTTAGTAATTAATGTCGGCCAATAAgtaacatgaaaaagaaaaataagtttgaGGTTTTACACCACTGTGAGTGGTCAAAGCTCTTTAATGTTAAAATTAAGGATAAAATGTTGTTCCTGTAAAAACAATTAGGaaattgtatattgtataaaatacCAATTAGCTCATTGGTTATCTATTTgtattataacattttataataattaattaacattattattattattattatctccagctcccccagcaaccctcaaaggataagagGTAAAGATaatgaatgggtggatggattcatattataatataataataatgtttataaaatattatacaatataatttattataaaataacaaataaaatacatttcaataaaagcatttattttttactaaaATATATCAGAAATAATACTGATAACAATGTTATATTGTTGTTACCACTGTCGCATTACACTGTTACAACAGTTAGATAATTGGATAAATGGATTGCTTACATGCTATTATTTAACTTCAGTCATCCAAACAACAAATCAGCATAATACATGAAATTTTAATTAGTAACTCATTTTGTCACTTCAATTTTTCTTCGTAAAAACTTGAGCGTGTGTTTCAGATTCTCAACGTATACCGATGAACAGCTATCAGCAGATGCAGTCGATGGATCAGTATTTAAAATGCTGTGAAGCTTACTCCACTCGTCTGCACACACATCTGATGCGGAGTCACAGACATCATCGCTGAGAGCACATAGCAAGAAGAGTGGATGACAACATACCAGGAAGTAGTCGGCCCAGATCTCGCGGGCGGTGTCCAGCCCGGCCTGACGGAGcttcatcacatgttcatagCGGAGATTATTCCAGTGCTTAGGCCCCACCTCATCCTCAAAGGCACTAAGACAAGCACAGACCACTTAGAAAAATGTCATCACACCCACACGGACACACTCAGACTCACACGGACACACTCAGACTTACACGGACACACTCAGACTCACACGGACACACTCAGACTTACACGGACACACTCAGACTCACACGGACACACTCAGACTCACAGTCACAGTACCTGGGTTCATCTTCAGGTCTCCACTCCACATAGTGATAGTAATTCTGCACCTTGATGAGCCAGTCTCTCAGGATGGCTGTGGTGTTATCTATGTTGTGATCTGTCGCCACCCTGTGGGAGaagaatgagacagaaaaaaagagaatcaCGTCTCACTGTGCACCTTGATCTGCAGCACCACCGACTGGCTGAGACAAATCCACTGTTACTTGTACGCTAGCGGCAGATATATAGATCAAATCTGTGGTGTTTAATATTACAGCTGTGATGTTACAGGAATACACGGATTCAACACGAGGAGAAAATACTGATCCTGACCCTGATACCGGaaacatcaaaatataaaattctTTGTAgtgttgattttaaaattccactttaattcatttcaattttgAGCACCGCTGCAGTCTCAGGGTATGATCGTGCCTTTTTTATGAATATCTGCCGACAGTTTTATTCTGCCACTCAAATGGTATTCTCACAGCAGGAGTCCCATTGTTTTCTGGTCCACATTCATTTATAGCAGTGAGCTTATGTCTCTACAGAAATagtaacacaaacaaagtgATGTGTATATACTTATAcagacatatttaaaatgagggtgaaaagtaaaacaaacactaacagcagatcagtttagcattaaaatatgtttttcaatCATTATTCCCAGATCACTATATTCGAATAGATCCAATCACATCgtacatatttttgtttaaacaacaaattaacagcaCTGGCTGAAACAGAAGTTCAAACACTGACATATTGTCACATTATAAAGCAGTTGTGGTGGAAATGTTGCCAAAACCTGCCTGGTTACACATCCAGAAGAGCAGCATTAGCATTCATCTGGGGTTTCTGGCCAAAATCTTCTGCTGTCTGGTGCTGGGCAGAAACAGCAGGTTTATCAGAcagattcttttttcttttttttttttacagaaagtAGCTGCCTACTCCTGAGAACAAAACGGATGAGGAGTGTGAAATATGGGAGCTGGTTAACTTGTGATGGAAGAAGTTTCAGGACACCCAGATGTTTTGAGCAGAAGATTTCATTGAAGCCCGGCTGAGAATAAAGACGAGCGGTACTAGAACACTGTTTAATGTTAGCCCAATTCTGAAGGTTATCTTCTCTGCAGGTGTATCTAAACACATAGAGAACTTAATACATGTCCAAATAAGGAGATTCGTCATGGTAGCGGAGCACCCATCAGTGCAAAAGGGAATTCTATTAGGAACCACATTATAAACAATAAATCCCCAAAGTcaccttgtgttttttctttcccaagAGACGACCATGTACCTTGTAACTCTGTTATGACTGTTTACTCACTCTCTCTCAACCGGAGGCTCGGTTTATCATATCCATTACGAGCGTCTGGTCTGTGCTACGACCTTGATTGCTATGGCAACTGCCATTTGGGACTGGTCCAGCTGGACCCTATCAGTGTCTGCACAGCCATCCTAGAGTCATACCAGGATCTACCACTTTTAGGGCCTACATCTAAGGgacctgtgaaaacaaatgcaacctgaagagaaagagaaggagagattcCCCTCACAGACGGCAGAGCAGGCGCATCACTAGGAGTGATCAATCTTTTACATTGCACATAGTCATTTAATCCATTGCCAATATAAATAATACTGAGTAATGAAGCTTTAGAGATAAGTGCACCAACACCTGGATAAGACatcatccatccgtccatctatAGATATCTACTATCTACaacagtgcagtgttgaatttgttgCAATTTGGACAAGTGATAGgttcaattttatttaaactttgagGTGACCAGCCCTCAGTAGCAGCAGCGACTGTGACGTTGATTACAACAACAGCTCGTTCACCACTAACGCAACAACAACCGAATCTCCAGTTCAGTCTTCTGGGTACAGAGTCAAGctttttgaataaacagatgaacagctgtttgtgcagcagcagcggtgcagcttcagggttctgcagagCCAGTCTTTACTTCCCGCAGtgaattactgcaggtcacattTCCAGTTGCAGAGAGATAtagctgcaaccagcattaccaaaCAGCCtattccaaacagacaggttaCGGAGGCACACTGCACGTTCAACATATAATCAAAATGAAATTCCAGGCGATAATGAaaagagatgttccgataccagcATCGTAAATACTGATACTGCTGGAAATACAGAGTCGGGCTTCAGCGGGTAGGGAAATACATGTACCAATCCGATACCACATTTTGAAAGCATATTAATTTCACTCAGATGAAACTGCAACTTCCATTTCCCAGAAAGCACTTCTTCTTCTAGAGAGGCGAAGCAGAAGTGATTTCTGGTGGTGTAGCATCAACCGGAGCTggctaaaatgtcagcaatttggTAAAATTTCACACTGGAAAGTCCCAAacggaaaaaagaaacacattgttGGGTATCCctagatgtatttatttatgtcatttttcagttatgattgtcaaactagataataaaagaagttctgtataattcattctctgtatatgtttgtttttcaaagggtttgaCCTGAGCCAGGCCAAACAACAATGAGAGCAATCGTCACTTCCATTCAGGCTTcgtagcatacagctgttaaaatacattatacaaGTTATTCTTCTTTAAAAATGCACTGGTATAAAATCGGTGTTTGGTATCGGCCGATaagcaaagtccaggtatcgtAGTCGGGCAAGAGAAAAATGCTATCGGAACATCTCCAATAATGAATCATGGTGCCAGTGTTATATTGATTTACTctccttttgcttttcattctCGGAGGGCCTCGTTGCCATTAGAGCAGATATGCACATCAACACCATCAGGCGTGCACAGAGAAATCAGACAATGGGggctgagaagaggaggagcggCGTTCGACTGCTGTCTGTGTTATCACAACAAATCTCAGTGTGTGTCGGTGAGGGAGGGGCAGACGCGCAGACAggccgagagagagagcaaaggaatGTGTAAATATGAGAGAAATGGATTCACTGAAACCCCTGTCATGTAGTGAGTGACAGTCGGCGTGCCGCGCCTGTTAGTTTCCCATCTGTCCGCGGCGCTTAACACAGCAGTGCCGTCCCCGCACCTGCATGTGAccgacttctctctctctctctctctctctctctctccacctgtccAACTTTCCCTTCCCATCTGACTGCTGTGAAGTTTGcaatgaaaagaggaagtggatAAAAAAATCTGGGACATTTGCATTGCTGGCAATAGAACAATGCCTGGCAGGCATGAGACTGTGAAAAGAAGCACACGACACACGGGGACGATTTATGAATTAATAACATCCATCCTGCATGCCCCTGCAGAGCACACGCTCACCATAATGCAGTTCACCTGCATGTCGTGTGTTGCAGCTTGTCAAGCACTCCATCTTATCTTGTCACGCTCATAAGTGCAGGTATCAACTGGTGGTCGGCCAGCAGCTCAGTTTATGTCTTTCATGCTGCATTTcaaaactttcttctttttttttcaccagctcctccatgaGGGAAGAGATGTGCTGCAGATGTAAGCAACCACACAGAAAACTGGGCCCGGGCTGCCACATGGCCACAGTTCAGggtctcacacgcacacacacagacggaatTTCTGGCACAggtgtgaggggaaaaaagctcAACATCGAGGCTGGTTTGTTGAAAGAGACACACGAATGCTTGGAAGCCTCATTTTACCACTGAAAGAGTTCAGCTAAAAAATGTTATGAATTACAGCAATTGATCAATTCATGtcactgaatatttaaaatgtttaatctgaAACTCACATAAACTGAATTaggcactgaactccggataatctaCATTCTCCGGAGGaactgtatgtgagaacacacacaagtgagaggcgccggactttctccagagtttctcctgtcaGCCCCTGAGTAAaaagtctggataatgtccgaatgagcccatgtgagaaaacggATCACGTGAGCCATCCCACTAGCTTGCTGAAagtgcaaaactgaaaaaaaaatgtctaacaCAATACaagcatgaaaagaaaatgcatcTGAGTGGCCAATCTGCTGCAGCGTTGTTCGTGTGtgaaagtccagagaaagtctaGACCACGTTGTCCGGACATTCATGAAAGAGCTTATAAATCCCTTTAAGCACAACTGTACtattttgtctctgtctgtcctggcTCACCGGGTTGCTATGAAATacaatcctgcagctctgaatgCTGGAGAAAAGATTAACATAATCTTTAAAATACATCTGGAGCCCAAACatcaaaaaagagaagaggaagcgagCAGTGCTGGATAGAGGAGTGATCAGGAAGGCTGGGGGGGGCTGGGTGACAGTGAAACAGCCCTGAGGTGCAGGATGGTTAAGTTCTGCAGAGGCTGATAATTggcagcttcacacacacagtttatttgcACCTGGATTGTCCCAGATTTTGACAGCTCGGGTGGTTCAAAACTTTTATTCTAAGAACAAACAATACAGCTTTTGTTTCCTGCGAAGACATGGAAGTTGAAGAGGGAGGGGGAATaagggggagaaaaggagggagaggatcTGTGACTGAATGGAACTTTTTTAATGGGGGCAccactctgctgcagcagcccgCCCCTCTGCCGGGGCCAAGTCCATGAGACGCCCCGGTGCGCGCACGGAGCCACGCTGCTCTGACTTCCACTCATtgtcactttgacttttaactGTGGAAATAAAGCGACCatgcgttcacacacacatcacagcggCCCAACATGGCCTCAACCCACTAGTTTAAATCCGACAAGGGCTTGACGCGTCTTGCGTGCGTCTTCCATGACGCTAAACCACACGTTGTGCTGCGTAAGCGtcctttgaatatttaaaaataggCTATTATTAAATAAGTTTTGACACGAATGATGTTCCATGTGATGACACAGTATTCATTGGTAATTGAGGCTTGAGGCTTGACACTCACCACAGCGCAATGCGGTCCTTCGGGTAGTTGAGGCGCTCGACGGCACCGAGGACCAGCGGCAGGGAGTGCGCCGAGTTGCGGCACACGAGCGCGATGACGACCCGGGGAGCGAGGAGCGGGGACTCGGGGCTCCAGCGCTCCTCGGGGAAATATCCCCGGCTCGGGCCCGGCAGGAGAACGAACAGCAGGGCGGGCAGCAGCGAGGTGACCCGGGGCATGGCAAGGAGGGAGCGGACACTCGCTGTGCGTACGCGGCGCTGGGGATGTGGAGGCTGAGGGGTCCCGCTGTTGTGTTACGCCGACGGTGGATACATGGCGGAGGAGCAGGCGGAATTAAAGGGCAGGTCCCGGCTGTTTGTTCTTAAAGAGGGACCCAACATGGTGCTCTCACATAGACAGAAGCAGGAGCAGGGCGTCCTCTCTGTGCCACGTTCACATGACACGCATCATGTCCGGCCGCTCACACAACATTAGgctcatttcattttacatatAGAACAGTTTACATCCGCTACAGCCAGTGGGTTTATAGGCCAGATTTCCTCCCAGCCCTCCCCTTTAAGAAGGGACCCAGCTGTAGTCTTTATAGGAAGCGAATAGAAAACCATGGGCGTTTCCAATGTGTTCAACACACTGCAGGCCAGAATCCCCCCCCCAAGACACTGACTAAGACACTGCTGGGaacttcacagcagcagaagttCCCACTGTTTGGCTTGAAGAACCCTTAAAATGTCAGGAAAGGCTATGTAAGGTTGTTTCTATTggacatttcaacaacaaggcaattcaaagaGCTTtccttaaaaacacaaaaggcatCATGACAAACTGTAAAGGCaacataatacaaaaaaaagaaattaccCAGAAATTTAATGGATGGCGGTTATGCACCTTGACGCTGGTTaccacccgccaataaaccaaatgaagaagaagaagataaacaaTATATGAATAGAACAAGAATAAAAGGGTGAAAGTAAGACTGTGAGAAATgagtctttattttatttagctAGTGCAgagcctgttctaaacctgcctgtttagaatgggctcttgtcctgtgttaatgctccggagctacttcagaattattccttgtcattagttCTCGTCaaacaatatactgtcactatttattgtttctgtgctggacggtgtgtgcagagctttttataaacagtctatggtgcagagtgaagttagaaaactgtgtgttcatcctac harbors:
- the colgalt1b gene encoding procollagen galactosyltransferase 1 isoform X2; this translates as MKLRQAGLDTAREIWADYFLVADCDNLLTNQDVLWKMMMENKTIVAPMLESRAAYSNFWCGMTSQGYYKRTPAYMPIRKQERRGCFDVPMVHSTYLVDLRKEASRQLAFYPPHPEYSWALDDVIVFAFSARMADVQMYVCNKETYGYFPVPVRSLATLQDEAESFLHTQLEVMVKNPPLEHSSFLSLPPKQPNKMGFDEVFMINLVQRSDRRERMLRTLYEQELSCKVVAAVDGKALNLSEIESMGIKMLPGYKDPYHGRPLTKGELGCFLSHYNIWKEIVDRGLQISLVIEDDLRFEVFFKRRLQTLLEEVTTHKLDWDLIYIGRKRMQVDHSEKSVPNIHNLVEADYSYWTLGYLLSLQGAQKLLMADPLTKMLPVDEFLPVMYDKHPVSEYMGHFESRDLHAFSAEPLLVYPTHYTGEPGYISDTETSVVWDNETVTTDWDRAKSRKTQEQEELSFEAQNSDVLQSELENWSARDEL
- the colgalt1b gene encoding procollagen galactosyltransferase 1 isoform X1; its protein translation is MPRVTSLLPALLFVLLPGPSRGYFPEERWSPESPLLAPRVVIALVCRNSAHSLPLVLGAVERLNYPKDRIALWVATDHNIDNTTAILRDWLIKVQNYYHYVEWRPEDEPSAFEDEVGPKHWNNLRYEHVMKLRQAGLDTAREIWADYFLVADCDNLLTNQDVLWKMMMENKTIVAPMLESRAAYSNFWCGMTSQGYYKRTPAYMPIRKQERRGCFDVPMVHSTYLVDLRKEASRQLAFYPPHPEYSWALDDVIVFAFSARMADVQMYVCNKETYGYFPVPVRSLATLQDEAESFLHTQLEVMVKNPPLEHSSFLSLPPKQPNKMGFDEVFMINLVQRSDRRERMLRTLYEQELSCKVVAAVDGKALNLSEIESMGIKMLPGYKDPYHGRPLTKGELGCFLSHYNIWKEIVDRGLQISLVIEDDLRFEVFFKRRLQTLLEEVTTHKLDWDLIYIGRKRMQVDHSEKSVPNIHNLVEADYSYWTLGYLLSLQGAQKLLMADPLTKMLPVDEFLPVMYDKHPVSEYMGHFESRDLHAFSAEPLLVYPTHYTGEPGYISDTETSVVWDNETVTTDWDRAKSRKTQEQEELSFEAQNSDVLQSELENWSARDEL